Below is a genomic region from Tepidiforma bonchosmolovskayae.
ATGGGGTTCCCGGCGACGGCGCGGGCGAGGGCGAGGTCGGCGTAGGCGGCGACGCGGGAGGCTTTTTCGAAGGCGTCGCCGGCGTCGCGGAAGCCGGCTTCAGCGCCGAGCAGGCGGGCGACGGGGTCGATGAGGGCGAGCGGCACGACGTAGGCGGCAACGGCGGCCCAGAGGCCGAGCAGGACGCTGAGTTCGTTCCAGGGCGCGGGGCGAAGGCGGTCGGTGGTCATCCGAAAGCGAGAATGGAGAAGCTGACGGTGTTGAAGAGGAGGTGGAAGAGGATTGGATACCAGAGGGTGCCGCTGCGCCGGAAGAGCCAGGCGAGGGCGACACCGATGGCAAAGAAGGGGACGACGCTGCCGGGGTCGAAGTGGACGACGGAGAAAAGGATGCCGGATATGGCGGCGGCGGGCCAGAATCCCCAGCGGCTGAAGCCGCCGAAGACGAGACCGCGGAAGAAGAGCTCTTCGGTGAAGGGCGCGCCGACGAGGGTGACGGCGGCGGCGATGCTGAGGGTGAGGTCGTCGCGCGTGATTTCGATGGGGACGGTGCTGCGGGGCTCGAGCCAGCCGATGCCGAGGCGGTCGACGAACTGGACCCAGGCGTAGGTGCCGACGTAGGCGAAGAAGACCGCCGCGAGCGGGAGCCAGGCGCCGGCCCAGTCGAAGCGATGCAGGCCGAGCGCGCGGGCGAGGTCGCGGGCGGAGCGGCCGGTGGTGATGCCGACGATGGCGATGACGGCGGCCTGGGAGACCGAGGTGACGATAAAGAGCACCTGGAGGCTGGCCTGGTCGGCGAGGAGGTTCGGCGGGGCAGGCAGGGGTTCGCCGCGGGAGGCGGCCGCGAGGCGCTCATCGGCGTAGGCTGCGATGCGGGCGGCCTTTTCGAACGTGTCGCCGACGTCGCGGGTGCGGAAGTCGAGGTCGAGGGCGAGCGCGACGCCGAGGGCGACGACGTTGGTGAGCACCATGAGGGCGATGAACGCAGCGAGTCCGGCGGCGGCCTGGCGGGGCCCCCAGGGGACGAGGGACCGGCGGGCCACAGTAGTCAGAGGGTTACTCCGAGGGCGGCTGCCACCGTGTGCATGTCCTTGTCGCCGCGGCCGGAGAGGCCGACGAGGATGTCCTTGCCGGGGCCGAGTTCACGGGCGAGGCGGATGGCGTGGTAGATGGCATGGCTCGGTTCGAGGGCGGGGATGATGCCCTCGGTGCGGGTGAGTGCCTGGAAGCCTTCGAGGGCCTGGCGGTCGTCGACGGCGACGTACTCGGCGCGCTCGCTGGTTTTGAGCCAGGAGTGTTCGGGGCCGACGCCGGGGTAGTCGAGGCCGGCGGAGATGGAGTGCGTTTCGAGAATCTGGCCGTTCTCGTCCTGGAGGAGATAGGTGCGGGTGCCGTGGAGAACCCCGGGCCTGCCGGCAACGAGGGTGGCGGAGTGCTTCCCGGTGCCGACACCGCCGCCGCCGGCTTCGACGCCAACGAGGCGGACTGGGTCATCGAGGAAGGGGTGGAAAAGCCCGATGGCGTTGGAGCCGCCGCCGACGCAGGCGACGGCGACATCCGGGAGTTTGCCGGCCTGTTCGAGCATCTGGGCGCGTGCCTCGCGGCCGATGACGGACTGGAAGTCGCGGACGATGGTAGGGAAGGGGTGGGGGCCGATGGCGGAGCCGATGATGTAGTGGGTGGTGCGGACGTTGGTGACCCAGTCGCGCATCGCTTCGTTGATGGCGTCCTTGAGGGTCTTCGAGCCGGAGTCGACGGAGACGAGGGTGGCGCCGAGCATCTTCATGCGGAAGGCGTTGAGCGACTGGCGCTTGATGTCTTCGGAGCCCATGTAGACGACGCATTCGAGGCCGAGCATGGCGCAGACGGTGGCGGTTGCAACGCCGTGCTGGCCGGCGCCGGTCTCGGCGATGATGCGGGTTTTGCCGAGCCGGCGGGCGAGGAGGGCCTGGCCGAGGGCGTTGTTGATCTTGTGGGCGCCGGTGTGGGCGAGGTCTTCGCGCTTGAGCCAGATGCGGGCGCCGCCGACTTCGCGGGTGAGTCGCTCAGCGAAGTAGAGCGGGGTTGGACGGCCGACGTAGTGGCGGAGGAGGTGGTCGAGCTCCTGCTGGAAAGCGGGGTCGCTGCGGGCTTCGAGGTAGGCGGCCTCGAGGTCTTCGTGGGCGGCGACGAGGGTTTCGGGGATGTACCGGCCGCCGAATTCGCCGAAGCGGGCGGGAAGCGGGGTCACGGTTTCAGACGTCACGGCTGGCACCTTTCGCCGCGCGGATGAAGGCGCGGATTTTCTCGGGGTCTTTGACGCGGCCGGTTTCGACGCCGGAGGAGACGTCGACCGCCCACGGGCGGACGGTGCGGACGGCCTCGGCGACGTTGTCGGGTGTGAGGCCGCCGGCGAGGATGACGGGGAAGCGGGCAGCGACGTCTTCGGCGATGGACCAGTCGAAGGTAACGCCGGTGCCGCCGAGGGCGGCGTCGTGGGCAGTATCGAGGAGCGTGCCGGCGGCGAGGCCGGGCACGATACGCTCGGTGATGTCGGCGGGGTCGTCGCCCTCGCGCACGTGGATGGTGCGGAAGACGGGGCGGCGGATGGCGCGGACGAAGGCGTCGTCTTCGCCGCCGGAGAGCTGGACGAGGTCGATGCGGGCGGCCTCGGCGATGTCGTTGACCTCGCCGGACGACATGCGGGCGAAGACGCCGACGACGAGGGGCCGGGCGCGGGCCAGGGCGAGCTCGATAGCATCGGCCCAGGCGGGGAACCAGCTGCGGGCCGAGACTTCGCCGAGTGCGGGGCCGGAAAGGGCGAGCGGGGTTTCGGCGCGGCGGCGGCCGGCGATGGCCTCGACGATGTCGTGGCAGTCCTGCGGGGTGACCTGGCGGCGGGACTCGGCGAAGACGAGGCCGATGAAGTCAGCGCCGGCATCGGCGGCGGCGAGGGCGGTGGCGGCGTCGCGGATGCCGCAGATTTTCACGAGGGTCATGGGGAGGCCCCGGGGGCGGCGGCAGAGACGCCGCGGAGTTCGCGGATTTTCTCGGCGGGGTCCGGCGCGACCATGAGCGACTCGCCGACGAGGACAGCTGCGGCGCCGACGGCGGCGAAGCGTTCGACATCGGCGCGGGAGCTGATGCCGCTGAGGGCGGCGAGCAGAGCGCCGGGCGGGGCGAGGCTGGCGAGGCGGTCGGTGGTGGCGAGGTCGACCCGGAAGCTGCGGAGGTCGCGGTTGTTGATGCCGACAAGGGCGGCGCCGAGTTCGGCGGCGCGGGCCATTTCGTCGGCG
It encodes:
- the trpB gene encoding tryptophan synthase subunit beta — protein: MTSETVTPLPARFGEFGGRYIPETLVAAHEDLEAAYLEARSDPAFQQELDHLLRHYVGRPTPLYFAERLTREVGGARIWLKREDLAHTGAHKINNALGQALLARRLGKTRIIAETGAGQHGVATATVCAMLGLECVVYMGSEDIKRQSLNAFRMKMLGATLVSVDSGSKTLKDAINEAMRDWVTNVRTTHYIIGSAIGPHPFPTIVRDFQSVIGREARAQMLEQAGKLPDVAVACVGGGSNAIGLFHPFLDDPVRLVGVEAGGGGVGTGKHSATLVAGRPGVLHGTRTYLLQDENGQILETHSISAGLDYPGVGPEHSWLKTSERAEYVAVDDRQALEGFQALTRTEGIIPALEPSHAIYHAIRLARELGPGKDILVGLSGRGDKDMHTVAAALGVTL
- a CDS encoding phosphoribosylanthranilate isomerase — its product is MTLVKICGIRDAATALAAADAGADFIGLVFAESRRQVTPQDCHDIVEAIAGRRRAETPLALSGPALGEVSARSWFPAWADAIELALARARPLVVGVFARMSSGEVNDIAEAARIDLVQLSGGEDDAFVRAIRRPVFRTIHVREGDDPADITERIVPGLAAGTLLDTAHDAALGGTGVTFDWSIAEDVAARFPVILAGGLTPDNVAEAVRTVRPWAVDVSSGVETGRVKDPEKIRAFIRAAKGASRDV
- a CDS encoding CPBP family intramembrane glutamic endopeptidase, with the translated sequence MARRSLVPWGPRQAAAGLAAFIALMVLTNVVALGVALALDLDFRTRDVGDTFEKAARIAAYADERLAAASRGEPLPAPPNLLADQASLQVLFIVTSVSQAAVIAIVGITTGRSARDLARALGLHRFDWAGAWLPLAAVFFAYVGTYAWVQFVDRLGIGWLEPRSTVPIEITRDDLTLSIAAAVTLVGAPFTEELFFRGLVFGGFSRWGFWPAAAISGILFSVVHFDPGSVVPFFAIGVALAWLFRRSGTLWYPILFHLLFNTVSFSILAFG